The following are encoded in a window of Candidatus Nezhaarchaeota archaeon genomic DNA:
- a CDS encoding enoyl-CoA hydratase/isomerase family protein: MLCLSSFTQVKYDKEDGVAWVTINRPRVLNVLNAQTIEELSRALDDAERDDSVRVVVITGEGDRAFCAGIDVNEFIALSPIKRREFTISYRERIINKIRGMGKPVVAMVNGYALGAGCELAMTCDLAIASENARFGQPEVNIAAIPGGGGTQLLPRHVGLKKAMELIMTGDLVDAKEAEGLGIVNKVVPLDKLRGAVKELADKLKSKSPVALKFIKAAVNKSAEALLPAGLAYETEAFTLCSTSEDFSEGVRAFLEKRKPTWRGK; this comes from the coding sequence GTGCTCTGCTTGTCCAGCTTTACCCAAGTGAAGTACGACAAGGAGGATGGGGTGGCGTGGGTCACGATTAACCGGCCGAGGGTCCTCAACGTGCTCAACGCACAGACCATCGAGGAGCTGTCGAGGGCCCTCGACGACGCTGAGCGCGACGACAGCGTAAGGGTAGTGGTGATAACCGGGGAGGGAGATAGGGCGTTCTGCGCCGGCATAGACGTCAACGAGTTCATCGCCCTGTCGCCGATAAAGCGCAGGGAGTTCACCATAAGCTACCGCGAGCGCATCATTAACAAGATAAGGGGGATGGGCAAGCCAGTGGTGGCCATGGTCAACGGCTACGCCCTAGGCGCTGGCTGCGAGCTGGCTATGACGTGCGACTTAGCCATAGCCTCCGAGAACGCTAGGTTCGGCCAGCCTGAGGTGAACATAGCCGCCATACCCGGCGGAGGGGGGACTCAGCTACTGCCTCGCCACGTGGGGTTGAAGAAGGCCATGGAGCTGATTATGACCGGGGACCTAGTAGACGCTAAGGAGGCCGAGGGGCTTGGGATAGTGAATAAAGTAGTCCCCCTCGATAAGCTCAGGGGGGCGGTGAAGGAGCTGGCTGATAAGCTTAAGTCCAAGAGCCCGGTGGCCCTCAAGTTCATCAAGGCGGCCGTCAACAAGTCTGCTGAAGCCCTCTTGCCCGCTGGGCTAGCTTACGAGACCGAGGCCTTTACTCTATGTAGCACTAGCGAAGATTTCAGCGAAGGGGTCAGGGCCTTCCTAGAGAAGCGTAAGCCTACGTGGAGGGGCAAGTAG
- a CDS encoding glycine cleavage system protein H yields MRALYREGLLYDRGHSWVRVEGEVVRVGVDEVAQRAAGRIVYVSSLAPRTRVLRGRPLIALESRKWVGYISSPVTGVIIEFNEELKRKPSLINEDPYGRGWVLLMRPENLEEEARQLMSGEEAKRWLEEEEARLARRVA; encoded by the coding sequence TTGAGGGCATTGTATAGAGAGGGGCTGCTTTACGATAGGGGCCACTCGTGGGTCAGAGTTGAAGGGGAGGTGGTTAGAGTAGGGGTGGACGAGGTAGCTCAGAGGGCTGCTGGGCGCATAGTTTACGTTAGCAGCCTAGCTCCCCGCACCCGCGTCTTGCGCGGGAGGCCCCTCATAGCTCTAGAGTCCCGTAAGTGGGTTGGCTACATCAGCTCCCCGGTCACCGGCGTAATCATCGAGTTTAACGAGGAGCTTAAGCGTAAGCCTAGCCTAATTAACGAAGACCCCTACGGGAGGGGCTGGGTGCTGTTGATGAGGCCTGAGAACCTAGAGGAGGAGGCGAGGCAGTTAATGAGCGGCGAGGAGGCTAAGAGGTGGCTTGAGGAAGAAGAGGCTAGGCTGGCTAGGAGAGTCGCGTAG
- a CDS encoding glycine cleavage system protein H has product MGGLVKVGKYELPDDLYYWGRNPDGSIRGRTWARVEPDGRVRVGLTDRGQDMAGKILFVRLRPKGSTVEQGKPIGTVETAKWTGPIESPVSGVIDEVNEELKRKPSLINEDPYGKGWMVVVKPSKLSEDLKSLLRGEGAVKWLQDDLAKK; this is encoded by the coding sequence GTGGGCGGCTTGGTTAAGGTAGGTAAGTACGAGCTGCCCGACGACCTGTACTACTGGGGGCGCAATCCCGACGGGAGCATTAGGGGGAGGACGTGGGCTAGGGTAGAGCCTGATGGGAGGGTGAGGGTCGGGCTGACAGATAGGGGGCAGGACATGGCTGGGAAGATCCTCTTCGTGAGGCTAAGGCCAAAGGGCTCTACAGTAGAGCAGGGCAAGCCCATAGGGACCGTAGAGACCGCTAAGTGGACTGGCCCCATAGAGTCTCCTGTGAGCGGAGTAATAGACGAGGTCAACGAGGAGCTTAAGCGTAAGCCTAGCCTAATTAACGAAGACCCCTACGGGAAAGGGTGGATGGTGGTCGTTAAGCCCTCGAAGCTAAGCGAGGACTTAAAGAGCCTCTTAAGGGGAGAAGGAGCAGTCAAGTGGCTTCAGGACGACTTAGCTAAAAAGTAG
- a CDS encoding (Fe-S)-binding protein, with amino-acid sequence MGDRVLYWIGCVTSFRYPDIARAAIRALRKMNVDPILLGEREGCCGDILFLTGQLEAAKENAKRVMGVIESERPDVLVTGCSGCYRAFTKGFEEAGLKPSFKVLHSSQFVEDLIKRGAVRFKGLKMKVTYHDPCELGRLSGVYEAPRNVLKSIPGLELVEMALTRNLARCCGAGGGFFGLKPEVAQELGLLRLRKDVLPTKAEALVSACPTCYMNFYYIIAREDMPVRLYDLMEIVDMAL; translated from the coding sequence GTGGGGGATAGGGTGCTCTACTGGATCGGCTGCGTCACGAGCTTTAGGTACCCAGACATAGCCAGGGCGGCCATACGGGCGCTTAGGAAGATGAACGTAGATCCCATCCTACTAGGGGAGCGTGAAGGGTGCTGCGGAGACATATTGTTCTTGACCGGCCAGCTTGAAGCAGCTAAGGAGAACGCTAAGCGAGTAATGGGGGTTATTGAGAGCGAGAGGCCGGACGTCCTCGTTACTGGCTGCTCAGGGTGCTATAGGGCCTTCACGAAGGGGTTTGAAGAAGCGGGCCTTAAGCCTAGCTTCAAGGTCCTACACTCCTCTCAGTTCGTCGAGGACTTGATTAAGCGCGGCGCGGTGAGGTTCAAGGGGCTTAAGATGAAGGTCACTTACCACGACCCTTGCGAGCTCGGTAGGCTGAGCGGGGTCTACGAAGCCCCGCGCAACGTGCTAAAGTCTATACCTGGCCTAGAGCTCGTCGAGATGGCGTTGACTAGGAACTTAGCTAGGTGCTGTGGTGCTGGCGGAGGCTTCTTCGGGCTGAAGCCCGAGGTGGCTCAAGAGCTAGGGTTACTGAGGCTAAGGAAGGACGTGCTCCCCACGAAGGCTGAGGCCTTAGTCTCTGCTTGCCCAACTTGCTACATGAACTTCTACTACATCATAGCTAGGGAGGACATGCCGGTGAGGCTCTACGACCTAATGGAAATAGTGGACATGGCTTTATGA